The nucleotide window TGCCTGCCGATGCTGGTGCAGATGCCGATCTTCTTCGCCCTGTTCCGCGTGCTGGCCAGCCTGCAGAATGTGGCGGAGGGCACCTATGCGGGGCACAGCTCCATCGGGCCGCTGACCGCCGAGCTGGCCAGGGATGTCCAGGCCTCCACCGTCTTCGGGGCGAGCCTGTCCTCCTCCTTCATGAATAGCGATGGTCTTCAGGTCAAGATCGTCACGGTCATCATGATCATCATCATGTCGGTGACCCAGTGGTACACCATGGCGCAGCTGAGCATGAAGAACATGCCGGAGTCGACGAAGAACTCCGACAACCCCATGATCCGATCCCAGCGGATCATGATCACGGTCATGCCGATCGTCTTCGCCGTGACCGGCGTCAACTTCCAGATCGGGGTGCTCGTCTACTGGGTGACCTCCAACCTGTGGACCATGGGACAGCAGTTCTTCACCATCCGCAATATGCCGGCCCCGGGCAGTGAGGCCGAGAAGTCCTACCGGGCCCGGGTCAACGCCAAGCGCGCTCGCAAGGGCCTGCCCTCCCTGGAGGAGGAGGAGAGGGCCCAGGCGGCCGCCAAGGCCGAGGCCGAGGGGCGTACCGGGGGCCAGCGCGTCCAGCCCATGAGCAAGAAGCGGCAGAAGCGCGGCTCCACCGCCTCTGAGAGCGCCGCTCAGCGCGACGGCCTCATTGAGGACGCCGACCACGAGGATGACGCTGAGTCCGGCGCCGGAGAGGAGCAGGCCTCATCCGCGGCCTTCGGCGGGCTGACGGAGGAGGAGATCGCCCGACGGCGCTATGAGAGACGCGCCCGGGCCCGTCAGCAGGCGGCCGCCAAGCGCAAGCGCCAGGCCAAGAAGAGGCGTCCGCGCTGAGTGCGCGGGATCGGATTCACAAGACATATCTCCCCACACAGATACGGATGAGCACATGAGTGAGAACACCACGTCCACAGGCTCCAGCACGGTCTCGCGCCTTGAGGAGGAAGGCGAGATCGGCGCCGACTACCTTGAGGAGCTTCTTGATATCGCCGACCTGGGCGGCGATATCGACATCGACGTCGACCACGGCCGCGCCTCCATCGCTGTGGTGGCCTCCGAGGAGGGGGACGAGCGCGAGCTCGAGGACCTCGTGGGTCGTGACGGCGAGGTGCTGGAGGCCGTCCAGGAGTTGACCCGGCTGGCAGTCCAGGCCCGCACTGGGAACCGCTCCCGCCTCATGCTCGACATCAACGGCTACCGTGCCTCGCGGCGCGTGGAGCTGACCAAGGTGGCCCAGGAGGCGGTGACCAAGGTGCTGGCCACCGGGGACGCGGTCTCCCTGGAGCCGATGAATCCCTTTGAGCGCAAGGTCTGCCACGATGTCGTGGCCTCCGCCGGCCTGTACTCCGAGTCCGAGGGCGTCGAGCCGCAGCGCTACGTCGTCGTTCTTCCGGCGGAGGAGGCGCCCGAGACCGGGCAGACTGCTGAGGAGGCGGCGCCGAGTGCCGCCTCGGGCGAGGACGCCGCAGGTGCCTCGAGCGCGCCGAGCCAGGACCAGGAGCAGGACTGAGTGGAGCAGACCCAGGTCGAGCAGCCCACGGAGGAGATGCGCCAGCTCTTCGGGCTGGCCTTCGCCGGCGCGGAGCGGTATGCCCGAATGCTCCAGGAGGAGGGCGAGCTGCGCGGTCTGCTGGGTCCGCGTGAGCTGCCGCGCCTGTGGACCCGCCATATCGTCAACTCCGCGGCGGTGGTGCCCTTCCTGCCCTCGCGGGGGACGGTGGCCGATGTCGGCTCAGGGGCCGGCTTCCCGGGGATCGTCGTGGCGCTGCTGCGGCCTGACCTGGAGATCACCCTCATCGAGACGATGGAGCGCCGGGCCGAGTGGCTGGGCGAGGTGGTTGATGAGTTGGGTCTGGACAATGTCACGCTCCGGCGTGCTCGGGCTGAGGAGGTCAAGGAGCGCTATGACGCGGTGACGGCTCGGGCGGTGGCGAACCTGTCCAAGCTGGTGCGCCTCACCTCTGGACTCCTGCGCCCCGGCGGGGCCCTCCTGGCCCTCAAGGGCGCGAAGGCTGAGACCGAGGTCAAGGATGCGGTCTACGTCATAAAGAAGCATAAGTTATCAAAGGCCGTTATTCATGAGGTTGTTACGCCTGGTGATGAGGTGACGATGATCGTCGAGGTTCGCCGCCCGAAGAAGGCTTGAGGCACAACGGAGTGCTATCGCGTGGCTTCCTGCGTCCTCGCGTAGACTGCTGATGCCTGGCTGGCTCCAGCCGTCGGGCAGTCGTCCCAGGAGGAGCAGGTTTGTCTGGATCGTCTATTTTCGATCAGCTCCAGGCCGATCACATCGCCCTTGATGAGGTGGCCGAGGAGGGTTATCCGCGTCCGGGGCACACACGCATCATAGCGGTTGCGAACCAGAAGGGCGGCGTGGGTAAGACCTCCACGGCCGTCAATCTCGCTGCAGCACTGGCGGAAGGTGGCCTGAACGTCCTGCTCATCGACGCCGATTCTCAGGGCAATGCATCGACGGCGCTCGGGGTTCAGCACGGGGAGGAGCACGCCTCGATCTACGATGTCCTCGTCGACGGCGTGGCCATCCAGGATGTGGTGACGCACACCCGTTTCAATGACACTCTCCTGTGCGTACCGGCCACCATCGACGTCGCCGCGGTGGAGATCGAGCTCATCGACACCCCACAGCGCGAATCCCGACTGCGCTACGCGCTCAACGACTACCTCGCGTCACGTGAAACACAGGGGCTGCCGCGACTGGACTATATCGTCATCGACTGCCCGCCGAGCCTGGGCATCATGACGATCAACGCCTTCGTCGCGGCGGCCGAGGTCCTCATCCCCATGCAGGCGGAGTACTACGCTCTTGAGGGACTCGCCCTGCTGACGCGATCGATCGACAGGATTGCGCGCATCCACAACCCAGAGCTGGGCGTCTCTATGATCGTGCTGACCATGTTCGACGGACGCACCACCTTGGCGAGGGAGGTGGAGTCCGAGGTGCGCAGTTACTTCCCGCACGCGACCCTGGAGACCAAGGTGCCTCGCTCGATCCGGGTTGCTGAGGCCCCCTCTTTCGGCGCTCCGGTGGTGTTCTGGGATCCGCGCTCCTCGGGTGCGGTGGCATACAAGAAGATGGCTCATGAGGTGGCCCTGCGAGGAGCACCCGTGGTCAAGGAAGGCGAGGAGGCCTGATGGCACAGAAAAGGCGCGGTCTGGGACGCGGTCTGGAGGCGCTCATTCCCGACTCCCAGAAGGAGACCGTGAGTGCTCGTCGTCCCTCCGACGTCTTCTTCCCCGACTCCCGCTCCCGTGATACGGATGGTGCGGTGAGTACCGCGCCTGATCAGGAGGTTCGGGCCGGGCAGGAAGAGGGGAGCTCCAGGCCGACGAAGGAGGACCGCCCGAGCGGGAACGACCTCTCCACGCTGCTCACCCCGCCCAAGCGGGCACGCGGAGCGCGCTCCCGCAAGGCGGCGACTGAGAGCACGGCGAGCTCGAGTGCGACGGCCTCCTCCCGACGCGGCGGCGCCAAGAAGACCTCGGTTTCACGTGGAACCAGGACAACGGCGCAGAAGGCTCCGGCGTCGGCTGAGGAGAAGGCTCCTCAAGCGGCCTCTCAACGCATCGAGGCGGATACCCCGACCGTGCAGGACCCTGTGCCTTCACCCGGGCCACGCCACTCCTCCACCGCGCCAGTGAGGGAGCCACAGCCGGTGGAAGCCGGGGAGGACCCAGCCTCTCAGGAGAGCGCGCCCGTAGTGGAGCCGTCGGAGGGTGAGGATGCTCTTGAGTCTCATGCCCTCGACGCAGCGGTGGCCGGCGAGGTTTCACGTGAAACAGCCTCTGAGAACATTGAGGATTCCGGCCCTGCTCAGGAGGAGGCTCTGGTCCCGGTCCCCGGTGCGAGTTTCGCCGAGTTGCCGGTGGAACTCATTCACCCCAATCCTCGCCAGCCCCGGCAGGTCTTCGACGAGGATGATATCGCCGAGCTTGCGGCGTCGATCAAGGAGGTCGGTCTTCTCCAGCCGATCGTCGTCCGGCTCGCTCCGGATGCTACGGCTGATGAGCCGAGTTACGAGCTCATCATGGGTGAGCGTCGTCTTCGGGCATCCAAGGAAGCGGGGATGGAGACCATTCCCGCCGTCGTGCGCGACACTGACGACGTCGACCTGCTGAGGGACGCTCTTCTGGAGAACCTGCACCGGGTGCAGCTCAATCCCCTGGAAGAGGCAGCGGCGTACCAGCAGTTGCTGGAGGACTTCCACTGCACGCATGCTGAGCTCTCCGAGCGGATTGCTCGATCCCGCTCTCAGATCTCCAACACGCTGAGGCTCATGAAGCTGCCGCCTCTGGTGCAGCGGCGATTGGCGGCTGGCGTCCTGTCTGCAGGGCATGCCCGTGCCCTTCTGGGCCTGTCCAACGCTGCGGTGATGGAGCGGATGGCTCAGAGGATCGTTGCCGAAGGGCTGTCCGTGAGGGCGACGGAGGAGCTCGTAGCGCTCCAGGATGAGCCCGAGGGTGGAATGCCATCCAAGACACTCAGGGCTCGTAGCACTCCACTTCCCGCGCTGTCGACTCGTCTTTCCGACACCTTCGATACCCGGGTCAAGGTGACACGGGGAGCGAAGAAGGGGCGGATCACGATCGAGTTCGCCGGCGAGGAGGACCTCGCCCGCATCGTCGACGCCCTCGCTCCGGGGACCTCCCTGGAGGAGGAGTAGGCACGGATCGACAGAAAGGACTGATAGAGGGGCTCGGCGGCGGATGCTGCCGGGCCCCTCTTGCCTTCGACAGCAGTCCTGACGAGATGTTTCACGTGAAACACGGCGCCATGCCCGTCGCCGATGCTCGGCAGTGAGGAGCGTTGACCGCGGAAGAGCTCTTTGTGCCCGGGGATCCTATGCGCCATGACCTTGTGGACCGGACATGAGCGTATCGATGGGGTCGACGTGCACATCAGCCGACCTGCATGACGGAACCGGCGGGTGTGATGTGGGAGTGCACGTCGGTGCCGCCTCTGCAGAGTGGTCGGTGCTGCTGGATACGTCGCCTACTGCTGCGCGAAGGCGCTTTCACATCACTAGGACCTGCATCGGCCTGAAGGCAGTGCAGGTGCGCCAAGAGTTTTACGAGAATGATGCAGCGATAGCCGCAAGGCGATCGCTGCGATGAGCTGAGCGTGTCGGAACGCTTCGCTTGGAGTGGGGTGGCAAGGATGGCAGCGGTGAGGATGAGATCCGCCGGTCCGGTTTCACGTGAAACCATAGAGGTGACGATGTCGGTGCGCGAGTCGGATACTGCGCACCCGCCGCATTCCTGTCCTCACTGCAGGAGAAGTCTCGGTCCCGCTCTCAGCGATGATCATCGCGACCGGCGTCGACGCTTACTTCGTGGCGACCGCTCCGGCTTCCGGAAGCTTGCGCCGCATCCCTCGAGGAGGACCACATGAGCCATCGGCACGCATCCTTCCGCGACGAGCACTAGCCCGCCGCGATATGAGCCGCGGGCGATCAAGGAGTTCATGTTTCACGTGAAACAGCCCCTCTCCCGCTGCATGATTGCCCCTGCTCCTTGGCCAGGACGGCCCCGATGACCGTCGTGGTGGAGCTCTGTGAGATGAGTACTGCGGCGAAGGACAGCCCTGACAGTACGGAGATGGAGCGTGTGCGCCCAGAGACAATGCTGGCACTGATACAGCCGGTGTATCGAGGTCATCGTAAGGCGGTTCGAGATGGGCATGGGTCTTTGCGGACGCCAGGGCGCTTCTGCGGCAGTGTCTCCTGCCGCTTTGAGATCGACTCGCGACAACTCCCAGTTCGTGCCTGGTAGGCCTCTGCCGGTATCCAAAGACACCTCAGGATGACGCGGCGAAGCGCGTCGTGATGGGAGAGTCATCGTCACTGTGTTTCACGTGAAACACAGCGGAGATCCCGTGCCGAGTGTGCTGTCCCAGCAGGCACAGTCCCGTCTGGGAGGTAGTGCGGGAGTATCCACATGGATCGTCGGTAGGACTTCTTCCGAGCGTCGCATCGTGGAGCGGCACCGCGGATCGCGGCGCTACCTGGAGCGCTCACTTCGACATCTCCATTGCCTATGCCGAAGAGGAACCGCAGTCGCATGCGATGCCCTGTCATGGTTCCACCCTCTGGAGTAGGGCGGCCCTGGTGAAGGAGGAGAGGAGGGTAGATGGGATGGGGGGCAGGGACGGGGCCGTTCTCCGATCGATCCTGTGGTTCCACGTGAAACCACCCTCCTCCCGGAGACTCTAGGATGAGAGGCTGCCATGCATGAGCGGGCTCCAGGACGATATGGAGGAGTCGAGGCCCCGCGCGGGAACTGCTCGTATCAGGCCCGCGCCCCACTCTCGCGGCCTCGTTGATGCCGGTCGGATCAAGAGATGACTGTGCAGGGCCGGACCCTCTCCGCCCCATCCGTCCCAGCGTCTGGCTATCATCCGTCGATACAGTGCGAGCAACCGGAGATACGAGGCAGAGCCCGCCTCTCCTGATGGCGGCTCCTGTCTTTTCTTTGGTGGGCCTACCGGCCTGAGTATGCGGATGGGAACGGGCCGAGGCTCTCCTGCGTCCTGCTTCCTGTCGCCATGGCCATGGGCCGGCCAAGAATCGGCCGCTCCGGTACCGAGGTGTTGAGGGAGTGCAGGTGCGTGTCACGTGAAACGAAGACAGCCTGGCTGATCTCTAAGAAACGTGATCGAGGTATGCCGCCCGGTTGGTTTCACGTGAAACAGGGATCCGGCTCTCTTGAGGCATGGCGATGGCGGCCTGTCCAACGGCTGCCGTTTCACGTGAAACAAGCACGATGCGGCGGGTACGGACGACGACACTGCTGTCTCGTCCTGCCAGGATCTCAGACAGAGGGCCCGCCGTAGGGGCAGTGACCGCCGCCATCATCAGTGGCCAGTCGGCGGGAGATGTCCGATGCCGAGCGCAAGAGCTCTTGAGCACGGCTGATGAGCTGGTCATGATGAGAACGAAGAAGCTCTACCCGCCTGGAGGCAGTGCCTTCAAGAAAGGTCCGCATCTGCGCCAACGATAGGCCCAGAGTCT belongs to Actinomyces capricornis and includes:
- the yidC gene encoding membrane protein insertase YidC translates to MDSLLWPLKVVVAWVMVYIHKGLVLLGLPDGPGVAWVLSIIGLTIVVRILIMPLFVRQIRASRGLQLMQPELQALQAKYKGKKDPESQKRQQEEMMALYRKHGTNPLSSCLPMLVQMPIFFALFRVLASLQNVAEGTYAGHSSIGPLTAELARDVQASTVFGASLSSSFMNSDGLQVKIVTVIMIIIMSVTQWYTMAQLSMKNMPESTKNSDNPMIRSQRIMITVMPIVFAVTGVNFQIGVLVYWVTSNLWTMGQQFFTIRNMPAPGSEAEKSYRARVNAKRARKGLPSLEEEERAQAAAKAEAEGRTGGQRVQPMSKKRQKRGSTASESAAQRDGLIEDADHEDDAESGAGEEQASSAAFGGLTEEEIARRRYERRARARQQAAAKRKRQAKKRRPR
- a CDS encoding Jag family protein, yielding MSENTTSTGSSTVSRLEEEGEIGADYLEELLDIADLGGDIDIDVDHGRASIAVVASEEGDERELEDLVGRDGEVLEAVQELTRLAVQARTGNRSRLMLDINGYRASRRVELTKVAQEAVTKVLATGDAVSLEPMNPFERKVCHDVVASAGLYSESEGVEPQRYVVVLPAEEAPETGQTAEEAAPSAASGEDAAGASSAPSQDQEQD
- the rsmG gene encoding 16S rRNA (guanine(527)-N(7))-methyltransferase RsmG, producing MRQLFGLAFAGAERYARMLQEEGELRGLLGPRELPRLWTRHIVNSAAVVPFLPSRGTVADVGSGAGFPGIVVALLRPDLEITLIETMERRAEWLGEVVDELGLDNVTLRRARAEEVKERYDAVTARAVANLSKLVRLTSGLLRPGGALLALKGAKAETEVKDAVYVIKKHKLSKAVIHEVVTPGDEVTMIVEVRRPKKA
- a CDS encoding ParA family protein, yielding MSGSSIFDQLQADHIALDEVAEEGYPRPGHTRIIAVANQKGGVGKTSTAVNLAAALAEGGLNVLLIDADSQGNASTALGVQHGEEHASIYDVLVDGVAIQDVVTHTRFNDTLLCVPATIDVAAVEIELIDTPQRESRLRYALNDYLASRETQGLPRLDYIVIDCPPSLGIMTINAFVAAAEVLIPMQAEYYALEGLALLTRSIDRIARIHNPELGVSMIVLTMFDGRTTLAREVESEVRSYFPHATLETKVPRSIRVAEAPSFGAPVVFWDPRSSGAVAYKKMAHEVALRGAPVVKEGEEA
- a CDS encoding ParB/RepB/Spo0J family partition protein — protein: MAQKRRGLGRGLEALIPDSQKETVSARRPSDVFFPDSRSRDTDGAVSTAPDQEVRAGQEEGSSRPTKEDRPSGNDLSTLLTPPKRARGARSRKAATESTASSSATASSRRGGAKKTSVSRGTRTTAQKAPASAEEKAPQAASQRIEADTPTVQDPVPSPGPRHSSTAPVREPQPVEAGEDPASQESAPVVEPSEGEDALESHALDAAVAGEVSRETASENIEDSGPAQEEALVPVPGASFAELPVELIHPNPRQPRQVFDEDDIAELAASIKEVGLLQPIVVRLAPDATADEPSYELIMGERRLRASKEAGMETIPAVVRDTDDVDLLRDALLENLHRVQLNPLEEAAAYQQLLEDFHCTHAELSERIARSRSQISNTLRLMKLPPLVQRRLAAGVLSAGHARALLGLSNAAVMERMAQRIVAEGLSVRATEELVALQDEPEGGMPSKTLRARSTPLPALSTRLSDTFDTRVKVTRGAKKGRITIEFAGEEDLARIVDALAPGTSLEEE